A portion of the Mytilus galloprovincialis chromosome 12, xbMytGall1.hap1.1, whole genome shotgun sequence genome contains these proteins:
- the LOC143053409 gene encoding proteasome inhibitor PI31 subunit-like, producing the protein MAGQEVLFCSVINQLRSSQDALVTVIHWNVISSGFKCCGIGDDEKAKNQKKSEMLPNGWNANQDMYTLRYKDSSEKVHILKIMRVDEDLLVHFMDIKSEKVTSINISTTDYTTGDLSSFDEAFKHLDKLTKQLKKEIIDEITKSSRSGSSSEPSSSRPQRSRLHDDHDPLRVPPRHPHRQPVPGWNDPDDPFSVGRGDLDPFGRTGGGMVFDPFHPGGRRGGPDPSAGLPGRLPRGAVPPGARFDPFGPPGTGPGPDPDHLPPPGYDDMFM; encoded by the exons atggcTGGACAAGAAGTCTTATTTTGCAGCGTCATTAATCAATTACGATCGTCTCAAGATGCGCTTGTGACAGTGATACACTGGAATGTAATCTCAAGTGGATTTAAATGCTGTGGAATAGGAGATGATGAG AAAGCAAAGAATCAGAAGAAGAGTGAAATGTTACCAAATGGTTGGAATGCTAATCAAGACATGTATACCCTGAGATACAAGGATTCATCAGAAAAAGTCCACATACTAAAGATTATGAGAGTTGACGAAGATTTACTGGTCCATTTCATG GATATTAAATCTGAGAAGGTGACAAGTATAAATATCAGCACAACAGACTATACAACTGGTGACCTGTCCTCTTTTGATGA AGCATTTAAACATTTGGACAAGCTTACAAAGCAGTTAAAGAAAGAGATAATTGATGAAATAACAAAATCCTCAAGGTCAGGAAGTTCATCTGAACCTTCAAGTTCAAGGCCACAGAGGTCAAGGTTACATGATGACCATGACCCTTTACGTGTGCCACCTAGACATCCACATAGACAACCTGTTCCTGGATG GAATGATCCAGATGATCCATTTTCAGTCGGTAGAGGTGACCTTGACCCCTTTGGTAGAACTGGAGGAGGTATGGTGTTTGATCCGTTCCATCCGGGTGGTAGAAGAGGGGGACCAGATCCTAGTGCTGGTCTTCCTGGTAGATTACCAAG aggaGCCGTTCCACCTGGTGCTCGATTTGATCCCTTTGGTCCACCTGGAACTGGTCCAGG ACCTGATCCTGATCACCTGCCACCACCAGGATATGATGACATGTTTATGTGA